The Breoghania sp. L-A4 sequence GACCGCCGGCACATTGGCGAGATCCGTGGCGTGGAACCACGGCGTGGTGTGCATGCGCTCGTCGAGATCCTTTTCCTGGATGTCGATGTGGCGGTCGAAATGCACGATGCCGATGCGCTTGGAGGTGCATTGGGCGATGCCGCGCACGCAGGGAAAGCCGATGGAATGATCGCCGCCGATCATGATCGGCAACGCGCCCGAGGACACCACATGGGAGACCGCACGGGTGATCTGGTCAAACGTCTTTTCGATGTTGGCGGGAATCGTGAACACGTCGCCGACGTCGCACAGGGTCATCTGTTCCCTGAGATCGACGCCCATCTCGTAGTTGTAGGGCGTATACAGCGCCGAGATCTTGCGCACGCCCTGCGGGCCGAAGCGGGTGCCGGGGCGATACGTCGTGCCGCCGTCGAACGGAATGCCCATGACGGCCGCATCATAGGCGCCGACCTTGGTGACGTCCTCGATATAGGGCGCCTTGAGGAAGGTGTTGATGCCGGCGTAATGCGGCAGCTCGCCGCGCGCGAACGTCGGGATCGATTTGTCGTTGATGCTGTCGGAGCCTGTCAGCCCCATGCGCAGCGCCCAGGCCTTCTCCTTCTCCCAGGCGGCCGAAGGAAGCAGCGCTTCCTTTTCGGCCGCCTTCCAGCCGCGCATCGACAGCTTGTCGAAATCGGGGTGGTGGCGGCGGGCGCGGGCCGGCAGGCCTTCGCTCAGTTGCGTGCGGTCCTGAAGTCGGGTGGAACGGGACGTGTGCCGCATTGATCGTGTTCCTTATGCAGGCGGGTCTATGTCGGAAGGATCTGGATCGCCGGAGGCCTCAAGCGGCGTCTTTCCGGTGCTGAGTTCCAGGTCGTAGGTCACCGTCGCGCCATAGGCGGACGGGTGATCGGGGTCGTGGCGGATCTTGTCGAAGACGAGCAGCCGCGTGCCGAGCTTGAAGGCCTCGGTGATGTCGTGGGTGACCATGAAGACGGTCATGGACGTCTCGCGCCAGATCCGCATCAGGATCTCGTGCATATCGGTGCGGATGCCGGGATCGAGCGCGCCAAAGGGCTCGTCGAGCAGCAGCACCTTGGGCTTCTTCAAGAGCGCCTGGGCGATGGCAAGGCGCTGCTGCATGCCACCTGAGAGTTGCGCGGGATAGCGGTCGCGCGCCTCATGCAGGCCGATGCCGTGCAGCGTCTCGGCGACCTCCTCGCGGGCGCGGCGGCGGGCTGCGCCAAACAGCCGGCCGATGCGGCCCGAGGCGTTGAGTTCGCCCGGCAGGATCAGGTTCTCCTCGACGCTGAGATGCGGGAACACCGAGTATTTCTGGAACACGATGCCGCGGTCGGTCGAGGGTTCGGGAGCGATCGGCTCGCCGTCGATGCGGATGGTGCCCGAGGTCGGCCGCTCCTGTGACAGCAGCAGCCGCAGGAACGACGACTTGCCGCAACCCGAGGCGCCGACGATGGTGCAGAATTCGCCCGAGTCCACCTCGAGCGACAGACGCTCGAGGATCGGCGTATCGCCGTAGCGCAGGTGGAGACTGTCGACGCGGACTTGGCTCACAGCTCACCTCCGCTCAAATGCGCCCAGGCGAACAATCGGCGCGAGACGCCGCGCAGGGCCTGATCGAGGAGGAAGGCAAGACAGGTGATCCAGGCGACGTAGGGAAGGATGATGTCCATCGCCAGATAGCGCCGCACGAGGAAGATGCGGTAACCCAGCCCGCCGGTGGCGGCGATGGCCTCCGCGGAGATCAGAAAGATCCAGGCGGGACCGAGCGCCAGCCGCGTGGCGGTGATCAGTTTCGGGACCACCTGCGGCAGCACCACGCGCACGATCATCTGCCAGGTGGA is a genomic window containing:
- a CDS encoding agmatinase family protein encodes the protein MRHTSRSTRLQDRTQLSEGLPARARRHHPDFDKLSMRGWKAAEKEALLPSAAWEKEKAWALRMGLTGSDSINDKSIPTFARGELPHYAGINTFLKAPYIEDVTKVGAYDAAVMGIPFDGGTTYRPGTRFGPQGVRKISALYTPYNYEMGVDLREQMTLCDVGDVFTIPANIEKTFDQITRAVSHVVSSGALPIMIGGDHSIGFPCVRGIAQCTSKRIGIVHFDRHIDIQEKDLDERMHTTPWFHATDLANVPAVNLVQVGIGGWQVPREGVQVARERNTNIFTMRDVEELGLAETAARALELAWKDADAVYISFDIDSVDCGFVPGTGWPEPGGFLPREALELVGLVAKEGICGLEVVEVSPPYDCSDITALLATRVIVDVLGTLVSHGKMGSHKHIIDKPVEIPAGPDV
- a CDS encoding ATP-binding cassette domain-containing protein, which produces MSQVRVDSLHLRYGDTPILERLSLEVDSGEFCTIVGASGCGKSSFLRLLLSQERPTSGTIRIDGEPIAPEPSTDRGIVFQKYSVFPHLSVEENLILPGELNASGRIGRLFGAARRRAREEVAETLHGIGLHEARDRYPAQLSGGMQQRLAIAQALLKKPKVLLLDEPFGALDPGIRTDMHEILMRIWRETSMTVFMVTHDITEAFKLGTRLLVFDKIRHDPDHPSAYGATVTYDLELSTGKTPLEASGDPDPSDIDPPA